A region from the Sandaracinus amylolyticus genome encodes:
- a CDS encoding M16 family metallopeptidase, producing MSLFALIAIALTTVIAAAQERPASPERAARRSPPPSEAPRPSDAIFPNRPEVERLPNGLSVVTVQWPSPGIVAYFSMVRVGSRDEVEEGHSGFAHFFEHMMFRGTERHSQHEYERTLQGFGADNNAFTSQDYTCYTITAPTRALPTVIELEADRFQRLSYDENVFRTEAGAVRGEYQVWSSNPSQPLWESLSEMAFTRHTYGHTTIGYLRDIEAMPTRYEYARQFFRRYYTPDNTTLIIVGDFGDRAALMAKIREQYGVWRGRRDRPRIPTEPEPTQGARRDLPWAGATPPRMFVGWRIPAFESTDARRRDASLRETAALQIVHDLAFDESSPLYQRLVVQDQSVLELASWAGEHTRDPGLFVVTASLTPGQSFDPIIDAMQAEMTRIAAGEIPAERVRAVQQHLRYALAMGLETPSSVANFIAGMLAVGGRIEAIDDYLRALEHVTPEDVARVARTYLVPERRYVATLSPAAIVAREGGAQ from the coding sequence ATGTCTCTCTTCGCGCTGATCGCGATCGCCCTGACGACGGTGATCGCGGCGGCCCAGGAGCGCCCGGCTTCTCCCGAGCGTGCAGCGCGGCGCTCGCCGCCACCCTCGGAAGCGCCACGACCGAGCGACGCGATCTTCCCGAATCGCCCGGAGGTCGAGCGCCTTCCGAACGGCCTCAGCGTCGTCACGGTGCAGTGGCCGAGCCCGGGGATCGTCGCGTACTTCTCGATGGTGCGCGTCGGCTCGCGCGACGAGGTCGAAGAAGGTCACAGCGGCTTCGCGCACTTCTTCGAGCACATGATGTTCCGCGGCACCGAGCGTCACTCGCAGCACGAGTACGAGCGCACGCTGCAGGGCTTCGGCGCGGACAACAACGCGTTCACCTCGCAGGACTACACCTGCTACACGATCACCGCGCCCACGCGCGCGCTGCCCACGGTGATCGAGCTCGAGGCCGATCGCTTCCAGCGCCTCTCGTACGACGAGAACGTGTTCCGCACCGAGGCGGGCGCGGTGCGCGGCGAGTACCAGGTCTGGTCGAGCAATCCCTCGCAGCCGCTCTGGGAGTCACTCAGCGAGATGGCGTTCACGCGCCACACGTACGGGCACACGACGATCGGGTACCTGCGCGACATCGAGGCGATGCCGACGCGCTACGAGTACGCGCGGCAGTTCTTCCGGCGCTACTACACCCCCGACAACACGACGCTGATCATCGTCGGCGACTTCGGTGATCGCGCGGCGCTGATGGCGAAGATCCGCGAGCAGTACGGCGTGTGGCGCGGACGTCGTGATCGCCCGCGCATCCCGACCGAGCCCGAGCCGACGCAGGGCGCGCGTCGTGATCTGCCGTGGGCCGGCGCGACGCCGCCGCGCATGTTCGTGGGCTGGCGCATCCCCGCGTTCGAGTCGACGGATGCACGTCGCCGCGACGCCTCGCTCCGCGAGACCGCGGCGCTACAGATCGTGCACGACCTCGCGTTCGACGAGTCGTCGCCGCTCTACCAGCGGCTCGTCGTGCAGGACCAGAGCGTGCTCGAGCTCGCGTCGTGGGCGGGCGAGCACACGCGGGATCCCGGGCTCTTCGTGGTGACGGCGTCGCTCACGCCGGGGCAGTCGTTCGATCCGATCATCGACGCGATGCAGGCCGAGATGACGCGCATCGCGGCGGGCGAGATCCCCGCGGAGCGCGTGCGCGCGGTCCAGCAGCATCTGCGTTACGCGCTCGCGATGGGCCTCGAGACGCCGAGCTCGGTCGCGAATTTCATTGCGGGCATGCTCGCGGTCGGCGGGCGCATCGAGGCGATCGACGACTACCTGCGCGCGCTCGAGCACGTGACGCCCGAGGACGTCGCGCGCGTCGCGCGCACGTACCTGGTGCCGGAGCGCCGCTACGTCGCGACGCTCTCGCCCGCGGCGATCGTGGCGCGTGAAGGAGGTGCGCAGTGA
- a CDS encoding DUF4398 domain-containing protein, whose translation MTASAPRTVDDRPRALVPRASGTLVVALACALLPACGPSLYTFQILPASSAVHQAEQSGAPEHAPYEYWTAHEYLEKAAEEANEGNYQDAIRFAERAREMGELAQQETSRRMRASREEASR comes from the coding sequence TTGACTGCTTCCGCGCCGCGCACAGTCGACGATCGTCCACGCGCACTCGTTCCACGCGCATCCGGCACACTCGTCGTCGCGCTCGCGTGCGCGCTGCTGCCTGCGTGCGGGCCGTCGCTCTACACGTTCCAGATCCTGCCGGCGTCGTCGGCCGTGCATCAGGCCGAGCAATCGGGCGCGCCCGAGCACGCGCCGTACGAGTACTGGACCGCGCACGAGTACCTCGAGAAGGCCGCGGAAGAGGCGAACGAGGGCAACTACCAGGACGCGATCCGGTTCGCGGAGCGAGCCCGCGAGATGGGCGAGCTCGCACAGCAGGAGACGTCGCGCCGCATGCGCGCGTCGCGAGAGGAAGCGTCTCGGTGA
- a CDS encoding TolB family protein: MRTKNAAVCVVALALVSTIGCGPPDLPESSYYDERVQPLLSTSCVRQNTGCHLGTPEGLSAGSLDLTSYDAAMRRDDLFAAYGPYPLPLLLMKPGDPVQVSVETFDPPDPARPDERFVRVETDIRHAGGSTVDLGTTGFALLQQWTSSGHQRSGVPDETLRESIGPCRHGAGEMVGYDRAAADVDPALFARFRDEVQPVLREACAGSSCHGTTVADLYLSCGEDDEELRWNYWVALQFVTTPVSTSELLRRPLSTLRGGTFHEGGNVFGSVEDPRYEALRAWAEEVATRQPALLQPWIPEDADEAGFRFFANRVQPVLVRKGCMFLNCHSPSMFHDLRLRGGAGGHFGRLATVRNYRMAREMLAPEASTPNESRIVAKNLFPEEQVSGASGLFHRGGSLFEDFGRDGAAPNPADPSDCAGVDADAGDLNEIPAYCVMARWWELEREGGITRGEIVPDGASAVVWVSRPTDVGRVDDFDTYRPGADLVAADATFAADGAVSLGAERSLLGSCSGITVASADVRGPAVTWDGTRVAFAVRTSASTPLRLWWVNVDGSGCELIPGVAASVETANGILVHDFDPAFAADGRLIFASTRGNLDPSATGRTGPTRAPATMRPNANLYIVDGGGAVRQLTFLLNQELQPALMTDGRLVFSTEKREVEFHQFAGRRQNLDGGDYHPLFAQRESVGFRSATEIVELLDRNLAMVAAPIDAADGAGTIVIVNRSIGPDQDDRDGNDRAYIHSMRFPAPGAFDGGSGAYRSPAPLPSGRVLVSCDLDATDLRAGGFDFELCELDPDSGAVRAIGGRAGAADVEAVAVYSRLAREIFHSRLDEVNGATGIVPGATDAEITVMDFPMLATLLFANRRTSRPIPGEIGGFDVLEALAPPDGADAFGDVMGEVVSDDFGMFYRSMRELGHVDLAPDGSANFRVRGGASIELRVTSRDGAPLVFGEDAIFTGEMHQREHMQFYPGERIRQSIPRARFNELCGGCHGSISGRELDIAADIDVLTEASRHVSAVGEDPVDLSGL, from the coding sequence ATGAGGACGAAGAACGCAGCCGTGTGCGTCGTCGCCCTGGCGCTCGTGTCGACGATCGGCTGTGGCCCGCCGGATCTGCCCGAGAGCTCGTACTACGACGAGCGCGTCCAGCCGCTCTTGTCGACGAGCTGCGTGCGACAGAACACCGGCTGCCACCTCGGCACGCCCGAGGGCCTCAGCGCGGGCAGCCTCGATCTCACGTCGTACGACGCGGCGATGCGGCGCGACGATCTCTTCGCGGCGTACGGGCCGTACCCGCTGCCGCTGCTGCTGATGAAGCCGGGCGACCCGGTGCAGGTCTCGGTCGAGACGTTCGATCCGCCGGACCCCGCGCGCCCCGACGAGCGCTTCGTGCGCGTCGAGACCGACATCCGTCACGCGGGCGGCTCGACCGTCGATCTCGGCACGACCGGCTTCGCGCTGCTGCAGCAGTGGACGTCGTCGGGCCATCAGCGCAGCGGCGTGCCCGACGAGACGCTCCGCGAGAGCATCGGCCCGTGCCGCCACGGCGCCGGAGAGATGGTCGGCTACGACCGCGCGGCAGCGGACGTCGATCCCGCGCTGTTCGCTCGCTTCCGCGACGAGGTGCAGCCGGTGCTGCGCGAGGCGTGCGCCGGCTCGAGCTGCCACGGCACGACGGTCGCGGATCTCTATCTCTCGTGCGGCGAGGACGACGAAGAGCTGCGCTGGAACTACTGGGTCGCGCTCCAGTTCGTGACGACGCCGGTGTCGACGTCGGAGCTCTTGCGGCGTCCGCTCTCGACGCTGCGCGGCGGCACGTTCCACGAGGGCGGCAACGTCTTCGGGTCGGTCGAAGATCCGCGCTACGAGGCGCTGCGCGCGTGGGCCGAGGAGGTCGCGACGCGACAGCCCGCGCTGCTCCAGCCGTGGATCCCCGAGGACGCCGACGAGGCGGGCTTCCGCTTCTTCGCGAACCGCGTGCAGCCGGTGCTCGTGCGCAAGGGCTGCATGTTCCTCAATTGCCACTCGCCCTCGATGTTCCACGACCTGCGGCTGCGCGGCGGCGCGGGCGGGCACTTCGGTCGGCTCGCGACGGTGCGCAACTACCGCATGGCGCGCGAGATGCTCGCGCCCGAGGCGAGCACGCCGAACGAGAGCCGCATCGTCGCGAAGAACCTGTTCCCCGAGGAGCAGGTGTCGGGCGCGTCGGGCCTCTTCCATCGCGGCGGATCGCTCTTCGAGGACTTCGGTCGCGACGGAGCCGCGCCGAACCCCGCGGACCCGAGCGACTGCGCGGGCGTCGACGCGGACGCCGGTGATCTGAACGAGATCCCCGCGTACTGCGTGATGGCGCGGTGGTGGGAGCTCGAGCGCGAGGGCGGCATCACGCGCGGCGAGATCGTGCCCGACGGCGCGAGCGCGGTGGTGTGGGTCTCGCGGCCGACCGACGTGGGGCGCGTCGACGACTTCGACACGTACCGGCCGGGCGCGGATCTCGTGGCGGCCGACGCGACGTTCGCGGCCGACGGCGCGGTGTCGCTCGGCGCGGAGCGATCGCTGCTCGGCTCGTGCAGCGGGATCACGGTCGCGAGCGCCGACGTGCGCGGGCCCGCGGTGACGTGGGACGGAACGCGCGTGGCGTTCGCGGTGCGCACGAGCGCGAGCACGCCGCTGCGCCTGTGGTGGGTGAACGTCGACGGCAGCGGATGCGAGCTGATCCCGGGCGTCGCGGCGAGCGTCGAGACGGCGAACGGGATCCTCGTGCACGACTTCGATCCCGCGTTCGCGGCCGACGGTCGGCTGATCTTCGCGTCGACGCGAGGCAACCTCGATCCGAGCGCGACGGGCCGCACCGGACCGACGCGCGCGCCCGCGACGATGCGACCCAACGCGAACCTCTACATCGTCGACGGGGGCGGCGCGGTCCGTCAGCTCACGTTCTTGCTGAACCAGGAGCTGCAGCCCGCGCTGATGACCGACGGTCGTCTCGTCTTCTCGACCGAGAAGCGCGAGGTCGAGTTCCACCAGTTCGCGGGGCGACGCCAGAACCTCGACGGCGGCGACTACCACCCGCTCTTCGCGCAGCGCGAGAGCGTCGGGTTCCGCAGCGCGACGGAGATCGTCGAGCTGCTCGATCGCAACCTCGCGATGGTCGCGGCGCCGATCGACGCGGCAGACGGCGCGGGCACGATCGTGATCGTGAACCGCTCGATCGGTCCCGATCAGGACGACCGCGACGGGAACGATCGCGCGTACATCCACTCGATGCGCTTCCCCGCGCCGGGCGCGTTCGACGGTGGAAGCGGCGCGTACCGCTCGCCGGCGCCGCTGCCGAGCGGGCGCGTGCTCGTGTCGTGTGATCTCGACGCGACCGACCTGCGCGCGGGCGGCTTCGACTTCGAGCTCTGCGAGCTCGATCCCGACTCGGGCGCGGTGCGCGCGATCGGTGGGCGCGCCGGCGCGGCGGACGTCGAGGCGGTCGCGGTGTACTCGCGCCTGGCGCGCGAGATCTTCCACTCGCGGCTCGACGAGGTGAACGGCGCGACCGGCATCGTGCCCGGCGCGACCGACGCCGAGATCACGGTGATGGACTTCCCGATGCTCGCGACGCTGCTCTTCGCGAACCGTCGGACGTCACGCCCGATCCCCGGCGAGATCGGCGGCTTCGACGTGCTCGAGGCGCTCGCGCCGCCCGACGGAGCCGACGCGTTCGGCGACGTCATGGGCGAGGTCGTCAGCGACGACTTCGGCATGTTCTACCGCTCGATGCGCGAGCTCGGTCACGTCGATCTCGCGCCGGACGGCTCGGCGAATTTCCGCGTGCGCGGCGGTGCGTCGATCGAGCTGCGCGTGACGTCGCGCGACGGCGCGCCCCTGGTGTTCGGCGAGGACGCGATCTTCACCGGCGAGATGCACCAGCGCGAGCACATGCAGTTCTATCCGGGCGAGCGCATCCGCCAGTCGATCCCGCGCGCGCGCTTCAACGAGCTGTGCGGCGGATGCCACGGGAGCATCAGCGGTCGCGAGCTGGACATCGCGGCGGACATCGACGTGCTGACCGAGGCGTCGCGCCACGTGAGCGCGGTGGGCGAGGACCCGGTCGATCTGTCGGGGCTGTGA
- the gpmI gene encoding 2,3-bisphosphoglycerate-independent phosphoglycerate mutase produces MSPAPKSLQLARHPHFPGVKGPVVVAVMDGVGIGARDDGDAVHLARTPSLDWLIAEAPFRLLRAHGTAVGLPSDDDMGNSEVGHNALGAGRVFDQGAKLVNAAIESGKLFEGDAWRSAIARVKQTGQPLHFLGLLSDGNVHSHIEHLFALIRRAAQEGVQNVRVHALLDGRDVPETSALTYVEMLEKVLAEIRTSGKDYRVASGGGRMKVTMDRYEADWPMVERGWKHHVRGEGRGFRSLGDAVETLRAETPGVIDQNLPGFVIVGDDGEPVGRIEDGAAVILFNFRGDRAVEISRAFEEATFTKFDRGAKPDVFFAGMMQYDGDLKLPAHFLVPPPEIERTLSEHLAANGVTQLAISETQKFGHVTYFWNGNRSEALAGETWIEVPSDTRPFEERPWMKAAEITDQLIDQLRTGKHRHARLNWANGDMVGHTGVREPAIVAVESVDLQIGRLLPVIKELQGALLITADHGNADEMYERDKKTGAIQRDEHGRPKAKTSHTLNPVPCCLYAPSAPELRFDETMKNAGLANVAATVLHLLGFAAPADYLPSLLTTSE; encoded by the coding sequence ATGTCTCCGGCACCCAAGTCCCTCCAGCTCGCGCGTCATCCCCACTTCCCCGGTGTGAAGGGCCCGGTCGTCGTCGCCGTGATGGACGGCGTCGGCATCGGCGCGCGCGACGACGGCGACGCGGTGCACCTCGCGCGCACGCCGAGCCTCGACTGGCTCATCGCCGAGGCCCCGTTCCGTTTGCTGCGCGCGCACGGCACCGCGGTCGGGCTGCCGAGCGACGACGACATGGGCAACAGCGAGGTCGGGCACAACGCGCTCGGCGCGGGGCGCGTGTTCGATCAGGGCGCGAAGCTCGTCAACGCCGCGATCGAGAGCGGCAAGCTGTTCGAGGGCGACGCGTGGCGCAGCGCGATCGCGCGCGTGAAGCAGACGGGACAGCCGCTGCACTTCCTGGGTCTGCTGAGCGACGGCAACGTCCACTCGCACATCGAGCATCTCTTCGCGCTGATCCGTCGCGCCGCGCAGGAGGGCGTGCAGAACGTCCGCGTGCACGCGCTGCTCGACGGGCGCGACGTGCCCGAGACGAGCGCGCTCACGTACGTCGAGATGCTCGAGAAGGTGCTCGCGGAGATCCGCACGAGCGGCAAGGACTATCGCGTCGCGTCCGGCGGTGGCCGCATGAAGGTCACGATGGATCGCTACGAGGCCGACTGGCCGATGGTCGAGCGCGGCTGGAAGCACCACGTGCGCGGCGAGGGCCGCGGCTTCCGCTCGCTCGGCGACGCCGTCGAGACACTGCGCGCCGAGACGCCCGGCGTGATCGATCAAAACCTGCCCGGCTTCGTGATCGTCGGCGACGACGGCGAGCCCGTGGGTCGCATCGAGGACGGCGCGGCGGTGATCCTCTTCAACTTCCGCGGCGATCGCGCGGTCGAGATCTCGCGCGCGTTCGAGGAAGCGACGTTCACGAAATTCGATCGCGGCGCGAAGCCCGACGTCTTCTTCGCCGGGATGATGCAGTACGACGGCGACCTGAAGCTGCCCGCGCACTTCCTCGTCCCGCCGCCGGAGATCGAGCGCACGCTCTCCGAGCACCTCGCGGCGAACGGCGTCACGCAGCTCGCGATCAGCGAGACCCAGAAGTTCGGCCACGTGACGTACTTCTGGAACGGCAACCGCAGCGAGGCGCTCGCGGGCGAGACGTGGATCGAGGTGCCGAGCGACACGCGCCCGTTCGAGGAGCGGCCGTGGATGAAGGCCGCCGAGATCACCGACCAGCTCATCGATCAGCTGCGCACCGGCAAGCATCGCCACGCGCGCCTGAACTGGGCGAACGGCGACATGGTCGGTCACACCGGCGTGCGCGAGCCCGCGATCGTCGCGGTCGAGTCGGTCGATCTGCAGATCGGTCGATTGCTCCCGGTCATCAAGGAGCTGCAGGGCGCGCTGCTGATCACCGCGGATCACGGCAACGCCGACGAGATGTACGAGCGCGACAAGAAGACGGGCGCGATCCAGCGCGACGAGCACGGCCGCCCGAAGGCGAAGACGAGCCACACGCTCAACCCGGTGCCGTGCTGTCTCTACGCGCCGAGCGCGCCGGAGCTGCGCTTCGACGAGACGATGAAGAACGCCGGCCTCGCGAACGTCGCGGCGACCGTGCTGCACCTGCTCGGCTTCGCCGCGCCCGCCGATTACCTCCCGAGCCTCCTCACCACGAGCGAGTGA
- a CDS encoding SDR family NAD(P)-dependent oxidoreductase: MTKHWQDQVAWITGAGSGIGRALAIELGRQGAIVAVSGRRQQRLEEVAREVEAAGGRALAVPCDVTEESDVVIASSSIVRELGRLDLAIANAGFSVAGAVRDLSAEDWRRQLDTNVIGAAMTARHALPHLERTQGRIALVGSVSALLPTPRMAAYTASKYALRAIGQTLSIELDGTGVSCTLVHPGFVESEIAQVDNQGRHDPARVDKRPKNLMWPADRAAREMLRAIRARKREHVFTGHGKLGAALGQHAPGIAHFVMTRGAAKRQAAAVTKNASSSSNDR, translated from the coding sequence ATGACGAAGCACTGGCAGGATCAGGTCGCGTGGATCACGGGCGCGGGCAGCGGCATCGGGCGCGCCCTCGCGATCGAGCTCGGCAGGCAAGGCGCGATCGTCGCGGTCTCGGGCCGGCGGCAGCAACGGCTCGAGGAGGTCGCGCGCGAGGTCGAAGCGGCCGGCGGTCGCGCGCTCGCGGTGCCGTGCGACGTGACGGAAGAGAGCGACGTCGTGATCGCGTCGTCGAGCATCGTGCGCGAGCTCGGTCGGCTCGATCTCGCGATCGCGAACGCGGGCTTCTCGGTGGCGGGCGCGGTGCGCGATCTCAGCGCCGAGGACTGGCGCCGTCAGCTCGACACGAACGTCATCGGTGCCGCGATGACCGCGCGCCACGCGCTCCCGCACCTCGAGCGCACCCAGGGCCGCATCGCGCTGGTCGGAAGCGTCTCCGCGCTGCTCCCGACGCCGCGCATGGCCGCGTACACCGCGTCGAAGTACGCGCTGCGCGCGATCGGCCAGACGCTCTCGATCGAGCTCGACGGCACCGGCGTCTCGTGCACGCTCGTGCACCCCGGCTTCGTCGAGAGCGAGATCGCGCAGGTCGACAACCAGGGCCGCCACGATCCCGCGCGCGTCGACAAGCGCCCGAAGAACCTGATGTGGCCCGCCGACCGCGCCGCGCGCGAGATGCTGCGCGCCATCCGCGCCCGCAAGCGCGAGCACGTCTTCACCGGCCACGGAAAGCTCGGCGCCGCGCTCGGCCAGCACGCGCCCGGCATCGCGCACTTCGTCATGACGCGCGGCGCGGCGAAGCGTCAGGCCGCGGCGGTCACGAAGAACGCGAGCTCTTCCTCCAACGATCGTTGA
- a CDS encoding GNAT family N-acetyltransferase produces MRPRLETKRLVLRLAEPLEAHLVVDYLDRNRAHLARWEPDPPPGFYTEAYWRERIHQLRREEDEGRLVRVHMFERGARDARVVGTIGLSNIVRGAFHNAHLGFGLDGALEGHGYMREALEAMIEYAFGPLELHRLEANHQPHNLRSAGLLRRLGFVPTGYARDYLHIDGTWRDHVQTALINDRWRKSSRSS; encoded by the coding sequence ATGAGGCCGCGGCTCGAGACGAAGCGCCTCGTGCTGCGGCTCGCGGAGCCGCTCGAGGCGCACCTCGTGGTCGACTACCTCGATCGCAACCGCGCGCACCTCGCGCGGTGGGAGCCCGATCCTCCGCCCGGCTTCTACACCGAGGCGTACTGGCGCGAGCGCATCCACCAGCTCCGTCGCGAGGAGGACGAGGGGCGCCTCGTGCGTGTGCACATGTTCGAGCGCGGCGCGCGCGATGCGCGGGTGGTGGGCACGATCGGGCTCTCGAACATCGTCCGCGGCGCGTTCCACAACGCGCACCTCGGGTTCGGTCTCGACGGCGCGCTCGAGGGGCACGGCTACATGCGCGAGGCGCTCGAGGCGATGATCGAGTACGCGTTCGGGCCGCTCGAGCTGCACCGGCTCGAAGCGAACCACCAGCCGCACAACCTGCGAAGCGCAGGCCTCCTGCGACGGCTGGGGTTCGTGCCGACCGGATACGCGCGCGACTACCTGCACATCGACGGCACGTGGCGCGACCACGTGCAGACCGCGCTGATCAACGATCGTTGGAGGAAGAGCTCGCGTTCTTCGTGA
- a CDS encoding OmpA family protein, whose translation MIRSRRLASLVLVVALPALTACQATAALRGRIRGARDITDQAEQRGARNCAPRELATAQAHLEFAEVELDQGNLGRAQEHFALAEPNARAALRMSPPERCLPHEEEAPPPAPGDRDGDGILDPDDQCPDDPEDRDGVEDADGCPEDQDTDGDTITDTNDLCPFEAEDRDGTLDDDGCPEPDDDLDGILDDADRCRTEPEDHDGFEDADGCPDLDNDADRFPDATDRCPNEPGIEAEQGCPRVYQDVEVTSEGIVIHQQVFFETNRAVIRSVSFPLLDTVAQVLRDFPDITVEVQGHTDSRGRDAHNLRLSQQRADSVREYLIRAGIAAERLTARGYGETQPIETNATPDGRAANRRVEFRRTDAGARPRSAP comes from the coding sequence GTGATCCGCTCGCGTCGTCTCGCCTCGCTCGTGCTCGTCGTCGCGCTGCCCGCGCTCACCGCGTGTCAGGCGACCGCCGCGCTGCGCGGCCGCATCCGCGGCGCGCGCGACATCACCGATCAAGCCGAGCAACGGGGCGCGCGCAACTGCGCTCCGCGCGAGCTCGCGACCGCGCAGGCGCACCTCGAGTTCGCCGAGGTCGAGCTCGATCAGGGCAACCTCGGTCGCGCGCAGGAGCACTTCGCGCTCGCCGAGCCGAACGCGCGCGCCGCGCTGCGGATGAGCCCGCCCGAGCGCTGCCTGCCGCACGAGGAAGAAGCGCCGCCGCCCGCGCCCGGCGATCGCGACGGCGACGGCATCCTCGACCCCGACGATCAGTGTCCCGACGACCCCGAGGATCGCGACGGCGTCGAGGACGCCGACGGCTGCCCCGAGGATCAGGACACCGACGGCGACACGATCACCGACACGAACGATCTCTGCCCGTTCGAGGCCGAGGATCGCGATGGCACGCTCGACGACGACGGCTGCCCCGAGCCCGACGACGATCTCGACGGCATCCTCGACGACGCCGATCGCTGCCGCACCGAGCCCGAGGATCACGACGGCTTCGAAGACGCCGACGGCTGCCCCGATCTCGACAACGACGCCGATCGCTTCCCCGACGCGACCGACCGCTGCCCCAACGAGCCCGGCATCGAGGCCGAGCAGGGCTGTCCGCGCGTCTACCAGGACGTCGAGGTCACGAGCGAAGGCATCGTCATCCACCAGCAGGTCTTCTTCGAGACCAACCGCGCGGTGATCCGCTCGGTCTCGTTCCCGCTGCTCGACACGGTCGCGCAGGTGCTCCGTGACTTCCCTGACATCACCGTCGAGGTGCAGGGCCACACCGACTCGCGCGGTCGCGACGCGCACAACCTGCGGCTCTCGCAGCAGCGCGCGGACTCGGTCCGCGAGTACCTGATCCGCGCGGGAATCGCGGCGGAGCGGCTCACGGCGCGCGGCTACGGCGAGACCCAGCCCATCGAGACGAACGCGACGCCCGACGGTCGCGCGGCGAACCGACGCGTCGAATTCCGACGCACCGACGCGGGGGCCCGGCCGCGTTCGGCACCTTGA
- a CDS encoding M16 family metallopeptidase: MKRTISMLCIAALAGCGGSAGPAPEYPPMPEPETAEGVTVAELPTEPLRDAPVLLEQRSESPIVTVRVVFEAGSGADPTGREGVTALAATLMSEGGAGDRSYAQIVDALYPMAAQLGAQVDREQTVFVGRVHRDHLDAFYEIFRDVLLRPQMSAEDFERVKQQMLSALTLELRGNDDEALGKETLQAMLYEGHPFGHPELGTERALGRLTLDDVRAQRARVLCGGRATIGVAGGYPDGFAARLARDVGQLTSEACVGRSALPEPRASESRIWIVDKPQASSVAVSMGMPIDVERDDEDYPALVLAVAWLGQHRQFVGRLMQSIRERRGMNYGDYAYPEHFEQEGWGVFPLPNIARRQQYFSIWLRPLRPEQAHFGMRLAIAELRNFVENGLDQAELDRIRSYLDGYYALFLQTESRRLGYAIDDAFYGVDRPWLERLRAAWAELTPEQVNAVIRRHIDPARLQIAIVAPDASALADRIASEQPSPIEYPGRTVPPEVLEQDRVVQELRIGVPRERITIVPVARIFAE, encoded by the coding sequence GTGAAGAGGACGATCTCGATGCTGTGCATCGCCGCGCTCGCGGGATGCGGCGGCAGCGCCGGCCCGGCGCCGGAATATCCGCCGATGCCCGAGCCCGAGACGGCCGAGGGCGTGACAGTCGCCGAGCTCCCGACCGAGCCGCTGCGCGACGCGCCGGTGCTGCTGGAGCAGCGCAGCGAGTCCCCGATCGTCACGGTGCGCGTGGTGTTCGAGGCCGGCTCGGGCGCCGATCCGACGGGCCGCGAGGGCGTGACCGCGCTCGCCGCGACGCTGATGAGCGAGGGCGGCGCGGGCGATCGCAGCTACGCGCAGATCGTCGACGCGCTCTACCCGATGGCCGCGCAGCTCGGCGCGCAGGTCGATCGCGAGCAGACCGTGTTCGTCGGTCGCGTGCACCGCGATCACCTCGACGCGTTCTACGAGATCTTCCGCGACGTGCTCCTGCGCCCGCAGATGAGCGCGGAGGACTTCGAGCGCGTGAAGCAGCAGATGCTCTCCGCGCTCACGCTCGAGCTGCGCGGCAACGACGACGAGGCGCTCGGCAAGGAGACGCTGCAGGCGATGCTCTACGAGGGCCATCCCTTCGGGCACCCCGAGCTCGGCACCGAGCGCGCGCTCGGCCGCCTCACGCTCGACGACGTGCGCGCGCAGCGCGCGCGCGTGCTCTGCGGCGGTCGCGCGACGATCGGCGTCGCGGGTGGATACCCCGACGGCTTCGCGGCGCGTCTGGCGCGCGACGTCGGTCAGCTCACGAGCGAAGCGTGCGTCGGTCGCAGCGCGCTGCCCGAGCCGCGCGCGAGCGAGTCGCGCATCTGGATCGTCGACAAGCCGCAGGCGAGCTCGGTCGCGGTCTCGATGGGCATGCCGATCGACGTCGAGCGCGACGACGAGGACTATCCCGCGCTCGTGCTCGCGGTCGCGTGGCTGGGCCAGCACCGCCAGTTCGTCGGCCGCTTGATGCAGTCCATCCGCGAGCGCCGCGGCATGAACTACGGCGACTACGCGTATCCCGAGCACTTCGAGCAAGAAGGGTGGGGCGTCTTCCCGCTCCCCAACATCGCGCGACGCCAGCAGTACTTCTCGATCTGGCTGCGCCCGCTGCGCCCCGAGCAGGCGCACTTCGGGATGCGCCTCGCGATCGCGGAGCTCCGCAATTTCGTGGAGAACGGGCTCGATCAGGCCGAGCTCGATCGCATCCGCAGCTACCTCGACGGCTACTACGCGCTCTTCCTGCAGACCGAGAGCCGCCGCCTCGGGTACGCGATCGACGACGCGTTCTACGGCGTCGATCGTCCGTGGCTCGAGCGTCTGCGCGCGGCGTGGGCCGAGCTCACGCCGGAGCAGGTGAACGCCGTGATCCGCCGGCACATCGATCCCGCGCGCCTGCAGATCGCGATCGTCGCGCCCGATGCGTCGGCGCTCGCGGATCGCATCGCGAGCGAGCAGCCTTCGCCCATCGAGTACCCGGGTCGCACCGTGCCGCCCGAGGTGCTCGAGCAGGATCGCGTGGTGCAGGAGCTGCGCATCGGCGTCCCGCGCGAGCGCATCACCATCGTGCCGGTCGCGCGCATCTTCGCGGAGTGA